Part of the Lotus japonicus ecotype B-129 chromosome 6, LjGifu_v1.2 genome, CCTAGCAGATTTAATAATGCATTCTTTGTTATTGTAGGCATGGAGACTGTGGAGAGAAGGAAGTGCATTGGAACTTATTGATGCATCAATTGGAGATTCATATTCAGTATCTGAAGTCCTTAGATGCATACACATTGGACTCTTGTGTGTCCAAGAACGTGCAGATGATAGGCCAACAATGTCTTTAGTGGTCTCGATGCTGAACAGTGAAGTAGCATTAATGGCACAACCCAAAAACCCTGGGTTTTCCCTTGGAAGGAATCCTCTAGAGACTAATACTTCTTCAAGTAAACGAGAGGAATCATGCAGTATGAACCAAGTCACGGTCACATTGCTAGATGCAAGATAATGAAAATACCATTACATCATCTAACATGTTGTACCTTCATATTCCCAAAAAACATACAAATATCATGTAAATCTTCCTCTATCCTATAGGTGAGGCATTTTTGATATCTAGTATGACCTTGTTTTGGTGTAATATACAAGAGATATTATTATTGAAATCATTAATTTAcgaacttcaaaaaaaaaaaaaagaaatcattAATTTACTTACGGCATGAAACTACTTATTTCATTCAATTTTCAGGCACACTCTCTTTTTATATCTTTCTTATTTTTCAATCACATTACATACCATATTTTCCATTTCTCTA contains:
- the LOC130722121 gene encoding receptor-like serine/threonine-protein kinase SD1-7 isoform X2, giving the protein MNPKISDFGTARIFGTNQTEANTLRVVGTYGYMSPEYAIDGNFSVKSDVFSFGVLVLEIISGKKNRGFYSSEEDMNLLRNAWRLWREGSALELIDASIGDSYSVSEVLRCIHIGLLCVQERADDRPTMSLVVSMLNSEVALMAQPKNPGFSLGRNPLETNTSSSKREESCSMNQVTVTLLDAR
- the LOC130722121 gene encoding receptor-like serine/threonine-protein kinase SD1-7 isoform X3, producing the protein MSPEYAIDGNFSVKSDVFSFGVLVLEIISGKKNRGFYSSEEDMNLLRNAWRLWREGSALELIDASIGDSYSVSEVLRCIHIGLLCVQERADDRPTMSLVVSMLNSEVALMAQPKNPGFSLGRNPLETNTSSSKREESCSMNQVTVTLLDAR